From Glycine soja cultivar W05 chromosome 4, ASM419377v2, whole genome shotgun sequence, the proteins below share one genomic window:
- the LOC114409692 gene encoding eukaryotic translation initiation factor 5A-2, producing MSDEEHHFESKADAGASKTYPQQAGTIRKNGYIVIKGRPCKVVEVSTSKTGKHGHAKCHFVGIDIFTAKKLEDIVPSSHNCDVPHVNRTDYQLIDIAEDGFLSLLTENGNTKDDLKLPTDESLLTQIKDGFAEGKDLVVSVMSAMGEEQICALKDIGPKN from the exons ATGTCGGACGAAGAGCACCATTTCGAATCCAAGGCCGATGCCGGAGCCTCCAAGACCTATCCTCAGCAGGCCGGAACCATCCGCAAAAACGGCTACATCGTCATCAAGGGTCGTCCCTGCAAG GTTGTTGAAGTTTCTACTTCCAAGACTGGTAAGCACGGCCATGCTAAGTGTCACTTTGTTGGGATTGATATTTTCACTGCCAAGAAGCTTGAAGATATTGTGCCCTCTTCCCACAACTGTGAT GTTCCCCATGTGAATCGTACTGATTACCAGTTGATTGACATTGCTGAGGATGGATTT CTTAGCTTGCTTACTGAAAATGGGAACACCAAGGATGACCTGAAGTTACCTACAGATGAGAGTCTGCTTACTCAG ATAAAGGATGGGTTTGCTGAGGGTAAGGACCTTGTTGTGTCAGTTATGTCTGCAATGGGTGAGGAGCAGATTTGTGCACTGAAGGATATTGGGCCAAAGAACTAG